Proteins encoded within one genomic window of Aspergillus nidulans FGSC A4 chromosome VII:
- a CDS encoding uncharacterized protein (transcript_id=CADANIAT00009183), translating into MRISQCGSPAAAAAFSNSSRYGCFSVSSVPGWERLAPLSRPDNSGYTPVQVPTWHELTHPDIDTPRIPYRSMRATTSPSYHVLRTMEGE; encoded by the exons ATGCG CATCAGCCAATGTGGGAGtcctgctgccgccgctgcattcTCCAACAGCTCGCGATATGGATGCTTTTCGGTTTCATCGGTACCCGGATGGGAAAGACTTGCGCCGCTCTCCAGACCGG AT AACTCGGGTTATACCCCTGTTCAAGTACCTACATGGCATGAATTGACGCATCCCGACATCGACACACCCCGTATCCCGTACCGCTCAATGCGTGCTACCACGAGCCCCTCTTATCACGTCCTTCGAACCATGGAAGGAGAGTGA
- a CDS encoding protein lacF (transcript_id=CADANIAT00009180), translating to MASLSAVSGWPTYLPDWSNLNVLHRNTLPPRAHFYSYPNEEAALTFNRDEGLFQSLNGTWKFHYDASPFEAPIWNTANTTEWDDIIVPGVWQMQGYGRPQYTNIHYPIPVTPPNVSYMNPTGSYWREFDVPADWDGQQIRLRYEGVDSAFHVWVNGEEVGYSQGSRNPSEFDITGYLSSEGTNTLATRVYQWSDGTYLEDQDQWWLSGIFRDVYLVPFPSSAITDFFIQPEVDDGFASGTLKVNVTIQGEHGNLSVKVLSPGGNVVDEWTGSSSTIYSKDIKGDDFLLWSAETPNLYTVLIEFNGRTISQKVGFRRVEMSGSNFLVNGQPIIIYGVNRHEHNYTSGRTVPYESMRADLIRMKQSNINAIRTAHYPQHPSFYDVADELGFYVITEADLECHGFRDIAGSEENAAAWTSDNPEWTHAYLDRAEQLVERYKNHPSVIMWSLGNECQYGQNQAAMYKWIKERDPSRLVHYEQDHNAETADIYSQMYSSPDTMLEHMANHTDKPLILCEFAHAMGNGPGGLKEYIELFRSHPLSQGGLVWEFNNHGLLKKEGDLEYYAYGGDFGDEPNDADFVMDGLTLSDHTPMPSLLEYAKIIQPVSVNLTDDSSSMVITNHYAFVDLSGLDVSWHIVQDGETTEAQELDLPPVPAGESRTVDLPLDPSSLSKETWLTIEFKLKEDKAWAVRGHVVAWDQLYFPGSSASTSSSKRSTPISRQTSGGLEVKQNQTSLRIITGTSIFGFNLIQGNVTWEANGASLFQRGPELSFIRAMTQNDEGQSGNEAEWDDAWVGTMHTQVRDVTWRSSDTEAIVHFKVRVAPQVLEWGVEADLIYTISTEDSVPTLHIHATGEFVGTNTPSVVPRIGLQTILPSSFNFVRWLGRGPGENYKDSKQACRIGEYSATVEELFTHYDYPQENGNREDLRWLQISDPGTGVTLDARRADASTNQTAVEVFSFTASQYMPIDLNNAKHPFDLKPLDMTILWLDYDNHGLGSASVGPQPFEQYRCKTEPFDFAFELSLLS from the exons ATGGCCTCACTTTCAGCGGTCTCGGGCTGGCCAACTTATCTACCTGACTGGTCCAATCTCAATGTATTGCACCGCAACACTCTACCCCCTCGGGCACACTTCTACTCATACCCAAATGAGGAGGCAGCGCTCACATTCAACCGCGATGAGGGCCTTTTTCAGAGTCTGAACGGCACCTGGAAATTTCACTACGATGCCTCGCCATTTGAAGCTCCTATCTGGAACACGGCCAATACTACGGAGTGGGATGATATTATCGTTCCTGGCGTGTGGCAGATGCAGGGATATGGGCGCCCGCAATATACCAACATCCACTATCCAATCCCTGTTACGCCGCCAAATGTGTCGTATATGAACCCTACGGGCTCGTATTGGCGGGAGTTTGACGTCCCCGCCGACTGGGATGGGCAGCAGATCCGCCTGCGATACGAGGGCGTAGACAGCGCTTTTCATGTTTGGGTTaatggcgaggaggttgGCTACAGTCAGGGCAGCCGCAATCCCAGCGAGTTCGACATTACGGGTTACCTCTCGTCGGAAGGCACCAACACACTTGCTACGCGCGTATACCAGTGGTCTGACGGCACGTATCTCGAGGATCAGGACCAATGGTGGCTTTCTGGTATCTTCAGGGATGTGTACTTAGTGCCGTTTCCCAGCTCTGCGATCACAGACTTCTTCATTCAGCCTGAAGTCGATGACGGATTCGCTAGCGGCACGCTAAAGGTCAATGTTACTATCCAGGGCGAGCACGGGAACCTCAGCGTCAAGGTCTTGTCCCCAGGCGGCAACGTGGTTGACGAATGGACTGGGTCTTCGTCCACCATTTACTCCAAGGATATCAAGGGCGACGACTTTCTACTCTGGTCTGCGGAGACGCCGAACTTATATACTGTCCTGATTGAGTTCAATGGACGCACCATCAGCCAAAAGGTCGGGTTCCGCCGAGTAGAAATGAGTGGCTCCAATTTCCTTGTGAATGGCCAGCCGATTATCATCTACGGTGTCAATCGCCATGAACATAACTACACCTCTGGTCGAACAGTTCCCTACGAGTCGATGCGCGCAGACTTGATCCGAATGAAGCAATCCAACATCAACGCGATCCGCACAGCTCACTACCCTCAGCACCCGTCATTCTACGACGTCGCTGACGAACTAGGGTTCTATGTGATAACCGAAGCGGATCTTGAGTGCCACGGCTTCCGCGATATTGCAGGGTCTGAAGAGAACGCCGCGGCTTGGACCTCCGATAACCCTGAGTGGACACATGCATACCTTGACAGGGCTGAGCAACTGGTTGAGCGTTACAAGAACCATCCCTCCGTCATCATGTGGTCGCTCGGAAACGAATGCCAGTACGGCCAGAACCAGGCTGCCATGTACAAATGGATCAAAGAACGGGATCCCTCACGGCTCGTCCACTATGAACAGGACCACAATGCTGAAACTGCCGATATATACAGTCAGATGTATTCCTCACCCGATACAATGCTGGAGCATATGGCCAACCACACGGACAAGCCTCTCATTCTATGCGAGTTTGCACA TGCCATGGGCAACGGTCCTGGTGGGCTGAAAGAATACATCGAGCTGTTCCGTTCACATCCGCTTTCCCAAGGAGGACTAGTCTGGGAATTCAACAATCACGGCTTGCTGAAAAAGGAGGGCGACCTTGAATACTATGCCTACGGTGGCGACTTTGGCGATGAGCCGAACGATGCAGACTTCGTCATGGACGGCCTAACCCTCTCAGACCATACCCCGATGCCCAGTCTTCTCGAATACGCAAAGATTATCCAGCCCGTCTCGGTGAATCTGACGGATGACTCAAGCAGCATGGTCATAACAAACCACTATGCCTTCGTCGATCTCAGCGGTCTCGATGTTTCTTGGCATATTGTCCAGGATGGCGAAACCACAGAGGCCCAAGAGCTAGATCTgcctcctgttcctgccgGAGAAAGCCGCACTGTGGACTTGCCACTCGATCCGTCAAGCCTTTCGAAAGAGACATGGCTCACCATCGAGTTCAAGctcaaagaagacaaagctTGGGCAGTTAGGGGCCATGTCGTCGCCTGGGACCAGCTATATTTTCCCggctcttctgcttctacTTCCTCAAGCAAGCGCTCCACTCCGATCTCTCGCCAGACTTCGGGAGGCCTGGAAGTCAAACAAAACCAAACAAGCCTCCGAATCATAACCGGCACATCAATCTTTGGCTTCAACCTGATACAAGGAAACGTCACTTGGGAAGCCAACGGCGCAAGCCTTTTCCAGCGCGGGCCCGAACTCTCCTTCATCCGCGCCATGACCCAAAACGATGAAGGCCAATCCGGCAACGAGGCCGAGTGGGACGACGCATGGGTCGGCACGATGCACACCCAAGTCCGCGATGTCACCTGGCGGAGCTCCGACACTGAAGCAATAGTGCACTTCAAAGTCCGCGTCGCGCCGCAAGTCCTCGAATGGGGCGTCGAAGCAGACCTCATCTACACGATATCCACAGAGGACTCTGTACCAACACTCCACATCCACGCCACCGGCGAGTTCGTAGGAACGAACACCCCCTCTGTTGTCCCGCGCATCGGCCTCCAAACCATCCTCCCCTCGTCTTTCAACTTCGTTCGCTGGCTCGGCCGCGGCCCCGGCGAGAACTACAAGGACTCGAAGCAGGCATGCCGAATCGGCGAGTATTCTGCAACAGTAGAAGAACTCTTCACGCACTACGACTACCCCCAGGAGAACGGCAACCGTGAAGACCTGCGATGGCTACAGATCTCGGACCCTGGCACCGGTGTCACTCTGGATGCGCGGCGCGCGGACGCAAGCACAAATCAGACTGCTGTTGAGGTCTTCAGCTTCACCGCGTCGCAGTATATGCCCATTGACCTGAACAACGCGAAACACCCTTTCGACTTGAAGCCGCTGGATATGACGATTCTTTGGCTCGACTATGATAACCATGGCTTGGGTTCTGCGAGTGTGGGGCCCCAACCGTTTGAGCAGTATCGGTGTAAGACGGAACCGTTTGATTTCGCTTTTGAGCTTAGTCTTCTTTCCTGA
- a CDS encoding uncharacterized protein (transcript_id=CADANIAT00009182) encodes MSTDYEKRLSLDDMALKTGDHIETIGKAAAVDATVAANVDDIPISLYVWMVALSASIAGMLFGYDTGIISAVLVYIKDALGGRYLTSSEKELITSLCSGGAFFGSIFAGNTADRWGRKTALYLGCVLFVVGAVLQAAAYTIAQMAVGRVIVGFGVGSAAMIVPLYVAEIAPSKARGRLVGLNNVSITGGQVIAYAIGAAFASVPHGWRVMVGLGGLPPIVLACLLPFCPESPRHLVYNGRMEEARAVLRKLYRGATDVQIESVLASILAGCEEARAISGNEGGWAKIVRLHTVPSNFRALLCACGLMVLSQISGFNTLMYYSSTIFSLVGFTSPTAVGLVVAGTNLIMTFANMILVDRLGRRRLLLSTVWGMSAGLIAVSVAFSFIHVDVNATEVTPQSVTTPAIVVLIFIIWFVVFYGVSVGNTAWMSADFFPLEVRAMGTMWMTCSSWASNVIVSSTFLSMTNAMTMAGTFGFYAGICGVSYVLIYFFYPEVSGLILEEIKEVFEHGFGVSTYIPTPTMRSRLRVWLQIGRPISGLIDRGVAAFDGGYRKFQPESARCIRAKPSISSKCRPFEVFVYYGYSQLPSVHASQNPDIQNSDVRKIWERRIQLGLLGLQRVTTRIERKDKLMLARLQAVPRLFLEARSKAACPTLGTTSPLTSKAAHVPITRRDYKIILATRQSAEDNGDRHDEKMPWRCERRKRSRFRSVTTRDESNERQITVYFLDYLLYLTTLLQESCWKIVHPAYGLDLKHFDDEAADPRTERHAVFSTGLRVSDDYTTKKWNIGLGSLQ; translated from the exons ATGTCGACGGACTATGAGAAAAGGCTGAGCCTCGACGATATGGCCCTCAAGACAGGCGATCACATCGAGACAATTGGTAAGGCTGCCGCCGTCGATGCCACCGTCGCCGCCAATGTCGATGACATCCCGATCAGCTTGTACGTGTGGATGGTTGCTCTGTCTGCCTCAATTGCGGGCATGCTCTTTGGGTACGACACTGGCATCATCTCAGCGGTCTTGGTGTACATAAAAGACGCACTGGGTGGTCGGTATCTCACAAGTTCTGAAAAGGAACTGATCACATCGCTCTGCTCTGGAGGGGCATTCTTTGGCTCCATTTTCGCAGGAAATACCGCCGATAGG TGGGGCCGTAAAACTGCGCTTTACCTAGGTTGCGTACTCTTCGTGGTCGGCGCTGTTTTGCAGGCAGCTGCCTACACCATCGCACAAATGGCGGTTGGCCGAGTCATTGTTGGCTTCGGGGTAGGGTCAGCTGCAATGATAGTGCCGCTATACGTCGCCGAGATCGCCCCGTCAAAAGCTCGTGGGCGACTGGTGGGTTTGAACAATGTGTCGATTACTGGAGGACAGGTCATTGCATATGCCATCGGGGCCGCCTTTGCTAGTGTTCCCCATGGATGGCGGGTTATGGTGGGCCTAGGGGGCTTGCCACCTATCGTCCTGGCTTGTCTGCTGCCATTCTGCCCTGAGTCACCCCGTCATCTTGTTTACAATGGCCGTATGGAGGAGGCACGCGCGGTCCTGCGCAAGCTGTACCGCGGCGCTACCGATGTTCAGATCGAATCTGTGCTCGCTTCGATTCTGGCTGGGTGCGAGGAGGCACGCGCTATCAGCGGAAACGAGGGCGGCTGGGCGAAGATTGTGCGGCTGCACACAGTTCCCAGCAACTTCCGAGCTCTGCTCTGTGCCTGCGGGCTAATGGTCCTCTCCCAGATTTCTGGATTCAATACACTGATGTATTACTCCTCCACGATATTCTCGTTGGTGGGATTCACCAGTCCAACAGCCGTCGGCCTCGTTGTGGCTGGGACGAACCTGATCATGACTTTTGCCAATATGATCTTGGTAGATCGCCTTGGCCGCCGACGTCTGCTTCTGTCCACCGTCTGGGGAATGAGCGCCGGCCTGATAGCTGTTTCGGTGGCTTTCAGTTTCATCCATGTTGATGTGAACGCAACGGAAGTCACTCCTCAGTCCGTGACTACGCCCGCCATCGTGGTGTTAATATTCATTATCTGGTTTGTGGTCTTTTACGGCGTATCGGTGGGGAACACGGCATGGATGTCTGCCGACTTCTTCCCTCTAGAAGTTCGAGCAATGGGGACCATGTGGATGACTTGTTCGTCGTGGGCGAGCAATGTCATCGTCTCCAGTACATTCTTGTCCATGACCAACGCCATGACGATGGCAGGAACGTTCGGTTTCTACGCCGGTATCTGCGGAGTCAGTTATGTTCTTATCTATTTCTTCTACCCCGAAGTCTCGGGCCTGATCCttgaagaaatcaaggaGGTTTTCGAGCATGGATTTGGCGTGAG TACATATATCCCCACTCCCACTATGCGGAGTAGGCTTAGGGTATGGCTACAAATCGGAAGACCCATTAGCGGCCTGATCGACCGGGGGGTGGCGGCTTTTGATGGAGGCTATCGGAAATTCCAGCCCGAAAGCGCGCGTTGTATCAGAGCCAAG CCCTCGATCTCCAGTAAATGCCGCCCTTTCGAGGTCTTTGTGTACTATGGCTACTCTCAATTACCAAGTGTACATGCCTCGCAGAATCCTGATATTCAAAACAGCGATGTCAGAAAG ATATGGGAGCGACGTATTCAGTTGGGACTGCTTGGGTTACAGCGTGTCACAACACGGATTGAGAGAAAAGATAAACTGATGTTGGCTCGCTTACAGGCAGTTCCTCGATTGTTTTTGGAAG CTCGGTCCAAAGCAGCGTGTCCGACCCTGGGGACCACTTCCCCTCTAACCTCGAAAGCAGCTCACGTACCGATCACTCGCAGAGATTACAAAATAATACTTGCCACCCGCCAGTCAGCAGAAGATAACGGCGATAGACATGATGAGAAAATGCCTTGGAGATGTGAGAGAAGGAAGCGCTCCAGATTCCGCTCTGTGACGACACGAGACGAATCAAACGAGCGTCAAATTACGGTCTACTTCCTCGATTACCTTCTATATCTCACAACGCTGCTGCAAGAGTCATGCTGGAAGATTGTGCACCCTGCCTATGGGCTCGATTTGAAACActtcgatgatgaagctgcCGACCCGAGAACAGAGCGTCATGCAGTATTTTCGACCGGGCTGCGTGTTTCCGACGATTATACCACAAAGAAATGGAACATTGGGTTGGGAAGCCTACAATGA
- a CDS encoding sphingosine N-acyltransferase lagA (transcript_id=CADANIAT00009181), with protein MARTRKSSNLGSDIRGDTSAPAMSTMNEVSPIDPKHPSWENVAPLAEKSSKSHSKRRRSRSFLRRFKDTCLKHTWVLPLLILIVLLAGYAVNPTPSNPLHYAIFLSYPEPPKTPGGPVMYGKGPKDIAFVSFYMVVLSFTREFLMQRMIRPFAVYCGIRGKGKTARFMEQVYTAIYFAIFGPYGLYVMSRTNIWYFNTTAMFEGFPHREHEGLFKAYYLLQASYWAQQAIVLLLQLEKPRKDFRELVGHHIITLALIALSYRFHFTYLGLAVYITHDVSDFFLATSKTLNYLDAYITAPYFGVFVCVWIYLRHFLNLKFLWAVLTEFRTVGPFELNWETQQYKCWISQYITFALLASLQAVNAFWLFLILRILKNYLFSNIKKDERSDEEDEEEEEIEQSTNSTAALATGTEPASLTARSVNVEKRTPHVLVNGQPVKR; from the exons ATGGCTCGCACGCGCAAATCCAGCAACCTTGGGTCGGACATTCGAGGCGACACGAGCGCTCCCGCAATGTCCACTATGAATGAGGTCAGTCCAATTGACCCAAAGCATCCAAGCTGGGAAAAT GTCGCACCACTCGCCGAGAAGTCCTCAAAGTCGCATTCGAAGCGTCGCCGAAGCCGATCCTTCCTCCGTCGGTTCAAAGACACATGTCTGAAGCATACTTGGGTGCTGCCCCTCCTCATATTGATCGTTCTCCTCGCCGGATATGCCGTCAATCCCACTCCGTCCAACCCGCTCCACTACGCGATCTTCCTGTCTTATCCCGAGCCTCCGAAAACTCCAGGCGGCCCGGTTATGTACGGAAAAGGCCCGAAAGATATCGCATTCGTCTCCTTCTACATGGTCGTCCTTTCTTTCACTCGTGAATTTCTAATGCAGCGTATGATTCGTCCCTTCGCCGTATACTGTGGGATTCGTGGGAAGGGTAAAACCGCTAGGTTCATGGAGCAGGTGTATACGGCTATCTACTTTGCCATCTTTGGACCCTATGGTCTTTACGTGATGAGCCGCACCAACATCTGGTATTTTAACACGACTGCAATGTTTGAAGGATTTCCCCACAGAGAGCACGAAGGGCTTTTCAAGGCTTATTATCTGCTCCAAGCGAGCTACTGGGCCCAGCAGGCTATtgttctccttctgcagctggagaagccacGAAAGGACTTCAGGGAGCTTGTGGGCCACCACATCATCACCCTGGCTCTCATTGCATTGAGCTACAGGTTCCACTTCACTTACCTCGGTCTCGCTGTGTATATCACTCACGACGTCTCTGACTTTTTCCTGGCG ACTTCCAAAACCCTCAACTATCTCGACGCCTACATTACTGCTCCGTACTTCGGAGTATTCGTTTGCGTCTGGATCTACCTCCGCCACTTCTTGAACCTGAAGTTCCTCTGGGCTGTCCTCACCGAATTCCGTACCGTTGGACCTTTTGAGCTGAACTGGGAGACACAGCAGTACAAGTGCTGGATCAGCCAGTACATCACctttgctttgctcgctAGTCTCCAGGCCGTCAATGCCTTTTGGCTTTTCTTGATTCTGCGCATCCTCAAGAACTACCTATTCAGCaacatcaagaaggatgagcggagcgacgaggaggatgaggaagaagaagaaatcgagcaGTCTACCAACAGTACCGCAGCTCTGGCTACTGGTACCGAGCCGGCGTCTCTGACTGCGCGCTCCGTGAATGTCGAGAAACGCACGCCCCATGTTTTGGTCAATGGGCAGCCTGTTAAGCGGTAA